One window from the genome of Montipora foliosa isolate CH-2021 chromosome 5, ASM3666993v2, whole genome shotgun sequence encodes:
- the LOC138003204 gene encoding uncharacterized protein isoform X2, which translates to MTTSGQAWTLIARFSNNDSKNWMNNSGEWWYDKNLEFGETADPSSNTDMISQAFWLVSGQEFKITRSDDPKHTAVLRTTGDCLGGRTFRAKMTSYGDFRHGTVWASDRCLGNCNIQYGGQYNTTDGFKQAACNGNIQNATQIGFWCDWSTGDGAVLMIGGGGSTCERADHGIGITEADSASFVETGIDHDEHDFGNGAGRKYGKAKSYSLNLWIH; encoded by the coding sequence ATGACAACTTCTGGGCAAGCTTGGACTCTTATTGCTCGATTTTCCAACAATGATTCCAAAAACTGGATGAATAATAGTGGAGAATGGTGGTATGACAAGAATCTTGAGTTTGGAGAAACAGCTGATCCATCTAGCAACACTGACATGATATCGCAAGCATTTTGGCTGGTCAGCGGTCAGGAGTTCAAGATCACGCGCAGTGATGACCCTAAACATACCGCTGTGTTGCGGACCACAGGTGACTGTCTTGGTGGACGGACATTCAGGGCGAAAATGACCAGTTATGGTGACTTCAGACATGGTACAGTGTGGGCATCCGATCGATGCTTGGGAAATTGTaatattcaatatggcggccagtaTAACACAACTGATGGTTTCAAGCAAGCTGCATGCAATGGTAATATTCAAAATGCGACTCAAATCGGCTTCTGGTGCGACTGGAGCACCGGTGATGGAGCAGTACTGATGATTGGTGGAGGGGGGTCGACATGCGAACGAGCGGATCACGGAATTGGGATAACAGAGGCTGATTCTGCTTCCTTCGTTGAAACTGGTATTGATCATGACGAGCACGACTTTGGCAACGGAGCTGGCCGCAAATATGGCAAAGCGAAGAGTTACTCATTGAACCTCTGGATACATTAG